GTACGCAACTGCAAAATGGATGGCAGATTTTTACATGTGTTCATTAGGTGAAACGATGCGTTTATTTATTCCTGGAAAAAATAGTGTGAAAATACGTCCTATCTTTAATATCAATGATAAAGAAATCCCCCTTGAAGAATGGAAAAAACTTTCGGATAAACAACAAGCTCTATATAAATACATGCAAGCATATAAAGATGTTGATTTATTAACATTGAGGCGCAGTTTTGGTTCAAATGAAAATTTTATTTTTGATTTAGAAAAATTAATTAATAAAAATTATATAACAAAATCATATATTTATCATAAACAAGCAAAAAAAATATACACAGATTATATAATATTAAACACTTTAGTAAATGATGATATTTTAGCTACGTTAAAGCGAAAGCCAGCACAAAAAAAAGCACTTATATACTTAAATGAAATAAAAGAAGCTAGTGTCACAGATTTAAAACAACAGCACATTTCTCTTACAACATTAAAAGCATTAGCTCAATTAAATTACGTTAAAATTGAAAAAAAACAAGTTTTACGTGATAGTTATAAAAATATGCTCGTTAATAAAGCACAGCAACGTACATTAACTGAAGAACAACAAACAGCCATGAACACCATAGAAAACAGTTTATCACAAGGAAAAAATAAATTTCTCTTATTCGGCGTAACAGGTAGTGGAAAAACACAAATCTATATTGAAATGGCATTAAAAATACGCGCTTTGGGCAAGCAAGTTTTAATTCTCGTTCCTGAAATTGTCTTGACAGGTCAGCTCGTCATGTCTTTTAAACAATATTTTAACGATGATGTAGCCGTTATTCATAGCAAGCTTTCAGTAAATGAACGCAACGATACATTTTGGCGCATACGAACTGGACAAGTGGGGATAGTCATCGGTGCTCGTTCTGCTTTATTTGCTCCATTTTTAACTTTAGGTCTCGTCGTAATGGACGAAGAACATGAAGCTTCTTATAAGCAAGATGAGTCCCCCCGATATCATAGTCATGATGTAGCGGAAAAAATGGCACAGATTTATGATGCTATATTACTTCTTGGCAGTGCTACTCCTTCACTTGAAAGTTTTTATAAAGCTCAAAACGGAGAATATACATTGCTTACTATGAAAGAGCGCATCGATAACATCCCTATGCCATTCATTGAAGGAGTAGATATGCGTGAGGAATTAAAACACGGCAATCGTAAAATCTTATCCCGTAAACTAAAAGAATTAATATCTACTACATTGGCAAAAAAACAACAATTGATTATCATGCTGAACAGGCGTGGATTTTCTACTTTTGTAATGTGTCGCTCCTGCGGTTATGTTATAAAATGCCCACAATGCGGTTTGCCTCTCGTCTATCATAAGCAAGGCAAATTGCAATGCCACCATTGCGATATCATTGAACCTGTTCCCGATATTTGTCCTAAATGTTCTAGCCGATATATTAAATTTTTCGGCTCTGGCACTGAAAAATTAGAAGAAGAATTATCTCAAACATTTCCTAATGCTAGAATAATTCGCTTAGATAGAGATACAACTGGTAAAAAATTTGCCCATCAAGATATTTTAAAACAATTTAAAGCAGGTTTATATGATATTTTACTTGGAACTCAAATGGTAGCAAAAGGTCATGACA
The window above is part of the Megamonas hypermegale genome. Proteins encoded here:
- the priA gene encoding primosomal protein N', whose translation is MKKIADIYINIPVKSIAKPYTYLIPEQFDILTVGCRVLVPFGNRIMEGFIIKIYPDNNSIDTTKLKEIKDIIDTQPWFTPNMYATAKWMADFYMCSLGETMRLFIPGKNSVKIRPIFNINDKEIPLEEWKKLSDKQQALYKYMQAYKDVDLLTLRRSFGSNENFIFDLEKLINKNYITKSYIYHKQAKKIYTDYIILNTLVNDDILATLKRKPAQKKALIYLNEIKEASVTDLKQQHISLTTLKALAQLNYVKIEKKQVLRDSYKNMLVNKAQQRTLTEEQQTAMNTIENSLSQGKNKFLLFGVTGSGKTQIYIEMALKIRALGKQVLILVPEIVLTGQLVMSFKQYFNDDVAVIHSKLSVNERNDTFWRIRTGQVGIVIGARSALFAPFLTLGLVVMDEEHEASYKQDESPRYHSHDVAEKMAQIYDAILLLGSATPSLESFYKAQNGEYTLLTMKERIDNIPMPFIEGVDMREELKHGNRKILSRKLKELISTTLAKKQQLIIMLNRRGFSTFVMCRSCGYVIKCPQCGLPLVYHKQGKLQCHHCDIIEPVPDICPKCSSRYIKFFGSGTEKLEEELSQTFPNARIIRLDRDTTGKKFAHQDILKQFKAGLYDILLGTQMVAKGHDIPNVTGVGIISADSSLNLPDFRASERTFALITQTAGRAGRGSQKGHVILQTYNLEHYAVQYGMQQDYISFYNEELTLRKMLYYPPFCNLIKLIFQNEIEEQAIKIANDFKMDMEKYFSDNDNIQVMGPAPALISKFKDMYRFNLLIKTNDLSIVNKFLRQKNIDINKYITIDINPINTN